The genomic window CCACCGTGTCAAAGGCGGCCAGTTGCTCGCGTCCGACAGGCGGTAACACTTGAGCGGATTCGTCCTGCTGCGCGTACTCGGGATCGCCGCTTTGCAAGACGACGGTTAAGTCGATCAGCGGTTCGTCGCTGTCCGCCCCCCGCACCCGCTCGAGCAAATGCTTCAAATAGCGAAACTCATAGCTGGGCTGATCTTGCACAACCAACACTTTCAGTTGCTCATCGCGAAATTCAATCGTGACCTCGCGGCGATTGTTTTGCGTGTTGCGTTCACCGTCCAGCGGCGGCGTCCGCACGGTCAGTTTCGCCATCCGGGCCGCATCGGCGAGCAGCGACAACGTCACCGCTTCGACTCGCTGCGATCCATCGGAATGCAAGGTCTGGACGTCTCGCACGTCCCCGGTTTGTTCATCGACCAACTCCACATCCACACTCTGCCCCTCGGGCACGCCCTCCATGCGGACCGTCGTCCGCAACTCGACCCGATCGCCCACCAACGCCCAGCGGTCATAAAGAATTTCATCGACAGCCAGATCCACCGGTGGCTGATCGCTGCCCAGTCCCACGGCCACGATTGGAATCGTTTGCGAAGCGGCACGCTGGCCGGCCACATCCAACGACACGCCTTCGGTAACAATGCCGTCGCTGAGCAACAGGATCGCGGCGGTTCGGCGCCCGCGTTGCGCGGCCATGGTTTGCAACAACGACGAACCGATGGGGCTGGACGCGGCGTTGGCGGTCCAACCTTCCCAAGCGTAGACTTCCTCCCCCGGCGAACGTTCTAACGCACCGCTGTGCGTACCGCTTAACGAGTGCAGCTGCAGCTGATAGCTGTCCTCCCAATCGGACAACCGCTGAGGATCGCGGCGAAGGATCTGTAAAGCACGATCGAATCGCGTGTTGGTATCGGTTGCCGCCGGCGCCTGCATGCTGGCCGAATCGTCCACCACGATCACCAGCTCCGGTTTTTGAAGCTGAAAGCGTGACCAAGCCAAACCGCCGAGCATCATCAACAGGGCCAGCAACGCGAACGCGCGAAGGGTTATCAAAGTCCAGGCCCGCAGCCGGGGCAAGCGGGTTCGAAAGCCGTACGAAAGCCAGGCCAAACCCACCGACGCACAGGCCAGCAGTCCAACGCCCCAGAGCGGAAGGGGCCAGTCGATTTCCCATCCGTTCATGCTTGCCACCGTAATGCGAATCGACTGATCAACAATTCGGCGGCTAAGCAAGCCATCGCCGCAGCCAACAACCAGCGAAACCAGGCCTGGCCGTAGCCGATCTCGCCAGAGATTGGACCAGACGACCGATCGTCCCTCGCCGCCCGGCCGGCCGAGTCGTCTGTGGAGGTCAGGTTTTGCAAGCTGCTAACGTCCACCGTCTGCAGACGGCCCTCGTCGGGATCCACGTTCACCGCCCACTGCCGCGAACTCTGACCGTCAAATTCCAGCGTATAAATTCCCGGTTCCGCTGCCACGCCGGCGGTCCACAGTGTGCCGCTGTCCCTTGCCTCGCTCCGCACCGGCAACTTCGTTCCATCCGGTGCAACCAGATGTTTGGGGATCTGCTGAGCATGGGCCACGGTGGCGGAAAGCGCATCGCCCACCTGGGATGCTGGCGAGGCATGCAGCGGCGCGGTAACCCAAGCCGCGATTTCTTGAACCAAGGGCACCAGGCTGGGCCACGCGACCAACGCGTTCCAGGGCGGATCGGTAGCTGCGGTTTGCGCAACCATGGGAGCCGAAGTGACGACGACCGACCGCTGCTGTCGCCGATCCATGGCCAACACAAACGGGGCGCGATCGGTGCCCAGGGCCAGAGCCACCTCGCTGGCCGCATCGTTTTCGCCGGGAGTCAAACGCCAATAGCGAAAGATCGGCGTGGACAGCAAACCGGATTGCGGATAGGGAGCAAAGGGCGCGGCGATGGGGTGCTGATAGCGGATCGGGTCGAGCGGATACAGATCGCGTTCGACCGGATCGGCGAGACGAAAGGGAACGGCCGCGTCGACGTACCCGTCCGGTTCTGCCGCCGGTCCCAACCACCAAACAACTCCTCCGCCCCGCGATCGTACCGCTTGGATGGCACCCGCCACCGCCGGTTCCACTCGCGACAGATCGCACAACATCAACAGATCAACGTCGGCAATCGTTGCGGCTACCGATTGCGGGGACGTCAGCTGCTGGGGCGTTGCCTGCTGGACGTTCCAAACCGACTCGCCGCCCGCGGACATGGCGGCGGCTAGGAAACGCGTGGTCTGCGGCGTTCCCAAACACATGACCCGCAGCGGGCGTTGCGGACGTCGCACCAACCACCGTGTATTGTCGACCGTTAGCGCGTCCTCTTGCAGTTCGGCACGCACGACCGAGGAATCGTCTTCGGCCATCACGGCGATGTCGGTCCACGCGGATTGAGCTTCGTTAAATTGCAGGCGAGCCGCATGGACGCGTTGGTCGTCGACGAACAAATTCAATTGGGTGCCGGATCCCTGGACGCCGTCGGATCGCGCGGCGACGGTCAAGCGATCCGCGGCGGGAGCTTCCAAGCCGGTCAACGTGGCGTTACCGTCGGTGGTCGGGTCGTCGGCTGTGACGTCGACCACTTTCACGCTTTCCGCCCGCTGCCGCAACAACTGCCAAGCCTCGACGGCCGCTCCGTCGATGGCGGATTGCCAAGTCTGCCGCTGCGCGTCGGTAAAGAACGCGACGTGCAGCGTTTCAATCTCCGTCGATGATGTTAAACGTTTGACCAACGACAGCGTGGCCGGCAACGAGGCCGAAGCAAAACCGCTCTGCAACCCGCTGATTTCTGCCCGCACTGCAGCCACGTTGGCCGAAGGACGTGAGACGATGGCGAAAGGTTCCGTCTGCATGGCGACGACCAGAAAGCGGTCGCCCGGAGCGGTGGATTGACAATACCGAATGGCAGCTTCGACGGCGGTTTGAAAACGGCTTGCTCCGCTGACACCGGTCGCTTGCATCGAATAAGACGTGTCGAGCACCAGCACGTGGGTGTGCGGTGGACGCGGCGCGACGGGGGCGGCCTGCCGCAGGATCGGATTCGCCAGAGCGGCGGCAATCAATAACACCGCGACAACACGAGCCAACAACAGCAGCCACTGCCAGAGTTGGACGTTGCGTGACCGCCGCTGAATCGCCTCCCGCAGGAACTGCATGGCCGGCCAAGCGATGGTCTGTCGTCGCCGCCGATTGAGCAGATGCAATACGATCGGCACCGCCGCCACGGCACCCCACAACAGCATGCCGCCGCTGATAAACGGGCCCAAAGCAACCGGCAGAAAGAATAAAGCGGGCACGTGCGACCTATCCGTAGAACTGATGAAGGCCGGCCGCGAGGGTTTTGCCGAGCGGTTGGTCGGAGGTCATGGACAACAAGTGCGTCCCGCTGTCGCGACACAATTGCTGCACCGATTCATCAAATTGTTGCAGCGCCTGCTGATAAGCGTCCGCATAGGCTTCGGCTTGCACTTCGATCGGCGGCTCGCCTTCCATGCCTTCAAATCGCGTCACCCCACGCACCGGAAGCTTGCGTTCTTGCGGATGTAAGACTTGCACCAGCAACAGATCGTGTCCCGCCGCATGGACTTGCCGCACCGCCAAGTCCAGTTCGTCAACGTCATCCAACAGATCGCTGACCACAACCACCACGCCGCGACGTTCCAGCTGGGGGAGCGTCTGGCGGATCAGTCCACCGATCCGCAGCTCGCCTTCGGGGGCGCTACGTGAGAGCGATTCGGCCAGCGCCTGCAACTGGGGCTCACCGCTGCCAACGGGCAGATCCCACCCCTGTCCACCAAGGATCGAAAGGGAGCACTGATCTTGGGCATCAATGGTGATGAACCCAATCGAAGCGGCCACGCGAGCGGCGTAATCGAACTTGTTTTCCCCGTCGGAGCTTTTGCCGGCGAGGGCAGCATCGAGGCCAGCGAAGGTCATGCTGCCGGTGGCGTCGAGCAACAGATGGCAGACCAGCGTCGTTTCGTCTTCGCGATTACGCAGAAAATATCGATCGGTGCGACCGTAGATTTTCCAGTCCACGCTGCGCAGGTCGTCGCCCGGGACGTAGGGCCGGTGTTCGGCAAATTCGACGCTGTGTCCGTGCCGTGAGCTGCGATGAGCGCCGGCCAGCGGCCCGCCATCGAACAACTGCGAGCGACGCAGGCCCAGCCCCGCCAGCTCAGCCAGCGTCGGAGGATCGAAATACTTTTTCCAAGCCGGATCCATCGGTTTCGTTCATCTCATATTGGTCAAGGGCGTCGAGCAATTCATCGATCAGGGTGTCGGTGGTCAGCCCTTCGGCGCGGGCGGCGAAACTCATCCGGATCCGATGCCGCAGCACGGGTTTGGCGACCGCGCGGATGTCTTCCCGTTCGACCAATGCCCGGCCGGCCAGCGCCGCGCGAGCTTTGGCGCCCAGCACCAAGTACTGACTGCCACGGGGACCGGCGCCCCACTGCACGAACCGCGACACACGCTGTGCGACTTCGGCCACCGCCGGGGGCAACGATCCTTGACCAGACAACTCGCCCACCGGCCGCGACAACCGAGCCAGCCGAGTCGCGTATCGGGCCACCGGTTCCGCCACCGGGATTCGCCGCACGGTATGGACGAACAACTTCAAGTCATCGGCGCTCAATACCGGTTCGATCGACAGGCTTTCATCGCCGGTGGTCTGCATCACCACCGACAGCTCGTCGTCTTCGCTCATGTAGCGAATCCGAACGTCGAACATGAAGCGGTCCAGCTGAGCTTCGGGCAACGGATAGGTGCCTTCTTGCTCGATCGGATTCTGGGTGGCCAGCACAAAGAACGGATCGGGCAAAGCGTGTCGCTGTCCGGCCGCGGTGACTTGGCCTTCCTGCATGGCTTCCAACAGCGCGGCCTGGGTCTTGGGGGGCGTGCGGTTGATTTCATCCGCCAGCACGATGTTGGCAAACACCGGCCCTTGAATGAAACGGAAGTGCCGTTCGCCCGTCGTGCGATCTTCTTGGATGACTTCGGTGCCGGTGATGTCCGAGGGCATCAGGTCGGGCGTGAATTGAATCCGACTGAACTGCAATTGCAGAACTTGGGAAAGACTTTGTACGAGCAGCGTCTTGGCTAGCCCGGGCACGCCGACCAATAAACAGTGCCCTCCGGAAAACAACGCGATCAGCACCTGCTCGATGACGTCTTCCTGACCAACGATTCGCCGCCGCAACTGGTCGACCATCCGTTGCCGAGCTTCGGCAAGTCGACGAAGTTGGTCAGCGTCCTCGGACGATAAACTTGTTTGCGCAGCATTCATAGCTGCCAGTGTCGCTCACCCAAGAGCCCCTGACAAGCAGAAGCGCAAGTAGCCGAAGTCGCCAGACTTTAGAATATCAAGAGCCACCCGTCCAAACTCTGGCGAGTTCGGCTACGGCGAGTTCGGCTACGGGAGGGTCAGGCTGGAAAGCCTGACGTACTTAGGATCGCGGCGATGGCATCGACATCTGACAGATCGCCGAACAGGTGGTCCGGCTGGTGGGGCTGCAACTGCTGTCTGCTGTATTCGCCCGTACAACACGCCAGCACCTTGGCGCCCATGGCTCGCGCGCACTGAATGTCCTTGGGGGTGTCGCCGATCACCCACAGATCCAAGTCCAAGCCAACAAACCGCTCGGCCAACTGCATTGCGGCGGCCAACGCCATCTGATCGCGGCCCTGACACTCGTCGCCAGAAAACAAATGGGCCTCGTCAAAATAGCCGTCCCACAAACCGAAATGCTGCAGTTTCAGCCGCGCCGATGTGGCCAGATTGCCCGTCATGCACCCCATCTCAATCTGCGGCTCCGCTTGCAAGCGATCCAACAGCGTGACAACCCCCGGCAGCACTTCGCCCTCGCACCGCCTCAACCAGGTCGGCAAACGTTGCAGATAGCCTTCGACCAACCGCTGCATATTCTCCAGCGATGGCATGACGTCGTTTTGAGATAGCACCTGCTGCAACAGATAGCCGTCGGTCTGACCGCTAAAGTTGATGTCGCATCCGGGTTCGCTGATCGAAAAAACCGATTGCATGGTGTCCAGCAAGGCCAATCGTCCGGCGCCACCCGAACGGATTAACGTGCCGTCGATGTCAAACAACAGGATCCGCATCAGCTGCTCATCGTGACGAGTGGGGTTCCGCGGCGTGGCCGACAACCCCAGAGAGGTAGTCCGGGCCTAGATTTACTAACACACCATAGGCGGCGGCCAAGTTACCACCGCGCAGCCCGTAAGGCTGCAGCGGAATGCGGCCGACGATGCGAACCCGCCGCGGCTGCGTTTCCGCTTGCGGCGACGACCCCAGTTCGCTGTCCAGAACCATAATGGCATCGTTGGCGGGCCAATAGACATATCCCTCCGCCAGCCAACCGCGGCCCACACCGTGCGGGTTGGCTGCGGCCGCGCCGCTCTGGGCTGTGGTGCCGCCGGGAAAAGTCGCTTCGACCACTCCGTTATGGCGATTCAACCAATACAACTGTCGGCCAGCCACCACCCAATGCTCTGCGCTCGCTCCCAACACAAACTCCACATCGTCAGCGACTCCGGCCGCGGTGGCCCAACGCAGCCGGCCTGTGTCCGCCTGCAGCCCCACCAAACGATCCACTTCCAGACCGGCGACCAGCACCTGACCGTGGCCAAGATGCAGCGCCGCGTGTGACTTATCCGCAGCGCGACGCAGACGCGGATAAGGCGAATCGGCGAGTTCTGCAACGGCGTGTCGAACCACCCATCGCAAGCCGCCGTCGTGCAGGTTGACCGCTGCGGTCACGCCGTCGAGATGACAAACCAGTTGCCGGCGATCGATCGCTAAAGCCACATCGACCGCGCGAGCGACTTCGCGATTTCGCCGCGCAATGGCGATCGGCGGACTGGTCCATAAGCGGACGCCCGAGGGCAAGTCATAGGCCTGCAAACGCGTGGTCGTGGTGGCTTCATCGGTCTGTTCCACGGCCACAAACAAACGCGATGCGGTCAACAGTGGGGCACTGGCAAA from Roseimaritima ulvae includes these protein-coding regions:
- a CDS encoding vWA domain-containing protein, with product MNGWEIDWPLPLWGVGLLACASVGLAWLSYGFRTRLPRLRAWTLITLRAFALLALLMMLGGLAWSRFQLQKPELVIVVDDSASMQAPAATDTNTRFDRALQILRRDPQRLSDWEDSYQLQLHSLSGTHSGALERSPGEEVYAWEGWTANAASSPIGSSLLQTMAAQRGRRTAAILLLSDGIVTEGVSLDVAGQRAASQTIPIVAVGLGSDQPPVDLAVDEILYDRWALVGDRVELRTTVRMEGVPEGQSVDVELVDEQTGDVRDVQTLHSDGSQRVEAVTLSLLADAARMAKLTVRTPPLDGERNTQNNRREVTIEFRDEQLKVLVVQDQPSYEFRYLKHLLERVRGADSDEPLIDLTVVLQSGDPEYAQQDESAQVLPPVGREQLAAFDTVVLSDAAVSLLGSVFLEQLAAAVVDDGVGLVVIAGPRHLPAELAGTPLQSLLPVELSGAASLALQRDSLPLRLTRLGQQTASMRLTDQVRPTLPRLTALWPAATLRPLARVLMETDEPNSRPVVVTQLVGAGQVRLQLTDELFRMQSFDGTGRMYERYWLQCIRELARGKRRAATAMGSLRVDGGPFRAGDPVPLRASVPGTPPEVRVQVQSAGLQRSLALPQTDRGDYRASVEGLSAGEYRAVLVQPLSEGGQPPSDTFVITAPASEQDDLQSDIAGLKQLAQTSGGVYLTADEAFTNRLEASLPKLEPTRVQPLPSKPLWNHPLAAALLFGCLCSEWLLRRRWGML
- a CDS encoding vWA domain-containing protein; this encodes MPALFFLPVALGPFISGGMLLWGAVAAVPIVLHLLNRRRRQTIAWPAMQFLREAIQRRSRNVQLWQWLLLLARVVAVLLIAAALANPILRQAAPVAPRPPHTHVLVLDTSYSMQATGVSGASRFQTAVEAAIRYCQSTAPGDRFLVVAMQTEPFAIVSRPSANVAAVRAEISGLQSGFASASLPATLSLVKRLTSSTEIETLHVAFFTDAQRQTWQSAIDGAAVEAWQLLRQRAESVKVVDVTADDPTTDGNATLTGLEAPAADRLTVAARSDGVQGSGTQLNLFVDDQRVHAARLQFNEAQSAWTDIAVMAEDDSSVVRAELQEDALTVDNTRWLVRRPQRPLRVMCLGTPQTTRFLAAAMSAGGESVWNVQQATPQQLTSPQSVAATIADVDLLMLCDLSRVEPAVAGAIQAVRSRGGGVVWWLGPAAEPDGYVDAAVPFRLADPVERDLYPLDPIRYQHPIAAPFAPYPQSGLLSTPIFRYWRLTPGENDAASEVALALGTDRAPFVLAMDRRQQRSVVVTSAPMVAQTAATDPPWNALVAWPSLVPLVQEIAAWVTAPLHASPASQVGDALSATVAHAQQIPKHLVAPDGTKLPVRSEARDSGTLWTAGVAAEPGIYTLEFDGQSSRQWAVNVDPDEGRLQTVDVSSLQNLTSTDDSAGRAARDDRSSGPISGEIGYGQAWFRWLLAAAMACLAAELLISRFALRWQA
- a CDS encoding DUF58 domain-containing protein, giving the protein MDPAWKKYFDPPTLAELAGLGLRRSQLFDGGPLAGAHRSSRHGHSVEFAEHRPYVPGDDLRSVDWKIYGRTDRYFLRNREDETTLVCHLLLDATGSMTFAGLDAALAGKSSDGENKFDYAARVAASIGFITIDAQDQCSLSILGGQGWDLPVGSGEPQLQALAESLSRSAPEGELRIGGLIRQTLPQLERRGVVVVVSDLLDDVDELDLAVRQVHAAGHDLLLVQVLHPQERKLPVRGVTRFEGMEGEPPIEVQAEAYADAYQQALQQFDESVQQLCRDSGTHLLSMTSDQPLGKTLAAGLHQFYG
- a CDS encoding AAA family ATPase — protein: MNAAQTSLSSEDADQLRRLAEARQRMVDQLRRRIVGQEDVIEQVLIALFSGGHCLLVGVPGLAKTLLVQSLSQVLQLQFSRIQFTPDLMPSDITGTEVIQEDRTTGERHFRFIQGPVFANIVLADEINRTPPKTQAALLEAMQEGQVTAAGQRHALPDPFFVLATQNPIEQEGTYPLPEAQLDRFMFDVRIRYMSEDDELSVVMQTTGDESLSIEPVLSADDLKLFVHTVRRIPVAEPVARYATRLARLSRPVGELSGQGSLPPAVAEVAQRVSRFVQWGAGPRGSQYLVLGAKARAALAGRALVEREDIRAVAKPVLRHRIRMSFAARAEGLTTDTLIDELLDALDQYEMNETDGSGLEKVFRSSDAG
- a CDS encoding HAD family hydrolase; this translates as MRILLFDIDGTLIRSGGAGRLALLDTMQSVFSISEPGCDINFSGQTDGYLLQQVLSQNDVMPSLENMQRLVEGYLQRLPTWLRRCEGEVLPGVVTLLDRLQAEPQIEMGCMTGNLATSARLKLQHFGLWDGYFDEAHLFSGDECQGRDQMALAAAMQLAERFVGLDLDLWVIGDTPKDIQCARAMGAKVLACCTGEYSRQQLQPHQPDHLFGDLSDVDAIAAILSTSGFPA